One window from the genome of Deltaproteobacteria bacterium encodes:
- a CDS encoding bifunctional (p)ppGpp synthetase/guanosine-3',5'-bis(diphosphate) 3'-pyrophosphohydrolase has protein sequence MTEALLAVEESLRHQPLKSVEELCNKVLLYYPTADVSVLEKAYTFSERAHEGQFRRSGEPYISHPLSVAGILADLKLDMDSIVTGLLHDTVEDTEATLEDIKKEFGEVVATLVDGVTKISQIKFKNSVEKQGENVRKMIIAMGKDVRVVLVKLADRLHNMRTLNHMPYEKQAKIALETLEIYSPLAGRMGINTLKIELEDLCFRYYRPDMYYELIQRIKKTEAETNRYIEDVKRLVSKALEKTTVKFQVYGRSKHLWSIYRKMQSRNIDYDQVYDVLAFRIITQSVSECYEVLGHVHSIWKPIPGRFKDFIAMPKTNNYRSLHTTVIGPGGDRIEIQIRTEEMHLIAERGIAAHWKYKERGKMTDEGLNQSNWMRELVEWHQTMRNPEEFLDTVKTEMFDTEIYVFTPNGDVKEFSEGATPIDFAYAVHTDLGNKCAGARINGKMVPLKYKMHNGDTVEIITSKTQTPSKDWLKYCVTSKAKSKIRMFVKEEQRKRSWLLGKELIDKEFRKFGFAAVRFLKGDEFEKFIRESGVHSLDELFIKVGYGKLEPKHLVDRLIPKNETVPTKKEEISFMEKLVSNATLKLKKRKSLITVDGMDDVLVHFAKCCSPIPGDPIVGFISRGRGVSIHQSGCKKVFELDQLRKVDVNWNVKQAADGLERVVRLKVTCLDIPGLLKTMTEAFTSLGSNIQSANIRTTKDKKAICLFDITVRDSSHLNQTIFELQKIKGILSVERVST, from the coding sequence ATGACAGAAGCGTTGTTAGCTGTTGAAGAAAGCCTTAGGCATCAGCCTTTGAAGTCGGTGGAAGAGCTTTGTAATAAGGTTTTGTTATACTATCCAACGGCAGATGTTTCTGTTTTAGAAAAAGCCTATACCTTTTCAGAGAGAGCCCATGAGGGACAATTTCGTCGTAGTGGTGAACCCTATATATCTCACCCGTTGAGCGTTGCGGGAATTCTTGCGGATTTAAAGTTGGATATGGATTCCATTGTCACGGGGTTATTGCATGATACCGTCGAAGATACTGAGGCAACGTTAGAGGATATTAAGAAAGAATTTGGTGAGGTTGTGGCCACTCTTGTAGATGGAGTGACTAAAATTTCGCAAATTAAGTTTAAAAACTCCGTTGAAAAACAAGGCGAAAATGTACGTAAGATGATCATTGCCATGGGTAAAGATGTCCGTGTTGTTTTGGTGAAACTGGCAGATCGATTACATAATATGCGGACTCTCAATCACATGCCCTATGAAAAGCAGGCCAAAATTGCCCTCGAAACTTTAGAGATTTATTCTCCCTTGGCTGGGAGAATGGGTATCAATACTTTAAAGATTGAACTAGAGGATTTGTGTTTTCGTTATTACCGCCCTGATATGTATTATGAGCTGATTCAAAGAATCAAAAAAACGGAAGCCGAGACCAATCGTTATATTGAAGATGTGAAAAGATTGGTCTCTAAAGCCTTGGAAAAAACCACAGTTAAATTTCAAGTTTATGGAAGATCCAAGCATCTTTGGTCAATCTATAGAAAAATGCAAAGTCGTAATATTGATTACGATCAAGTTTATGATGTTTTGGCTTTCAGGATTATCACGCAAAGTGTTTCTGAATGTTATGAAGTATTGGGTCATGTTCATTCTATATGGAAGCCCATTCCCGGGCGGTTTAAAGACTTTATCGCTATGCCTAAAACAAATAACTATCGATCTCTACATACGACGGTGATTGGACCAGGTGGTGATCGAATTGAAATTCAGATTAGAACCGAAGAAATGCATTTAATAGCAGAGAGAGGGATTGCCGCTCATTGGAAGTACAAAGAACGTGGAAAAATGACCGATGAGGGATTAAACCAATCCAACTGGATGCGAGAATTGGTGGAGTGGCATCAAACGATGCGGAATCCTGAAGAATTTTTAGACACAGTCAAAACAGAAATGTTTGATACTGAAATTTATGTTTTTACACCTAATGGAGATGTGAAGGAGTTTTCCGAAGGGGCCACTCCTATTGATTTTGCCTATGCCGTACACACTGATTTGGGTAATAAGTGCGCTGGTGCCAGAATCAACGGAAAAATGGTTCCCTTGAAATATAAAATGCACAACGGGGATACCGTTGAAATTATCACTTCCAAAACTCAAACTCCCTCAAAGGATTGGTTAAAATATTGTGTCACTAGCAAAGCTAAATCCAAGATCAGAATGTTTGTTAAGGAAGAACAAAGGAAACGAAGTTGGTTGCTAGGTAAAGAGCTTATCGATAAAGAGTTTAGAAAGTTTGGTTTTGCAGCGGTTCGGTTTTTAAAGGGCGATGAGTTTGAAAAATTTATTCGAGAAAGTGGCGTCCATAGCTTAGATGAATTATTTATCAAAGTGGGCTATGGAAAATTAGAACCTAAACATTTGGTGGATCGACTTATTCCAAAAAACGAAACGGTGCCAACGAAAAAAGAAGAAATTTCCTTTATGGAAAAACTGGTTTCAAATGCCACCCTTAAATTAAAAAAACGAAAGTCCCTCATCACCGTCGATGGGATGGACGATGTTCTTGTCCACTTTGCTAAATGCTGTTCGCCCATTCCGGGGGACCCCATCGTGGGTTTTATTTCCCGAGGGCGAGGAGTCAGTATCCATCAAAGTGGTTGTAAAAAAGTCTTTGAGCTGGATCAGCTCAGAAAAGTGGATGTGAATTGGAATGTCAAACAAGCCGCCGATGGATTAGAAAGAGTGGTGCGCTTGAAGGTCACTTGTTTGGATATCCCTGGATTGCTGAAAACCATGACAGAAGCCTTTACCAGCCTAGGAAGCAATATTCAATCAGCTAATATCCGCACCACAAAAGATAAAAAAGCAATCTGTTTATTTGACATAACTGTCAGGGATTCCTCTCACCTTAATCAAACCATTTTTGAATTACAAAAAATCAAGGGGATATTATCAGTCGAAAGAGTGAGTACTTAA
- a CDS encoding DNA-directed RNA polymerase subunit omega, with amino-acid sequence MARVTVEDCLEKVPNRFALVLMVAKRAKQLLKGSEATVALKSNKYIVASLREVAAGNVGYESHLDNATFIAEIQKDLNK; translated from the coding sequence ATGGCTAGAGTCACAGTTGAAGATTGTTTAGAAAAGGTTCCAAATCGATTTGCACTTGTTCTTATGGTTGCAAAAAGAGCTAAGCAATTACTTAAGGGCTCAGAGGCCACTGTCGCCTTGAAAAGCAATAAATATATCGTCGCCTCTTTACGTGAAGTGGCTGCCGGCAATGTGGGCTATGAAAGCCATCTAGACAACGCTACATTTATTGCAGAAATCCAAAAAGATTTGAACAAGTAA
- the gmk gene encoding guanylate kinase has product MKTNLIIVAAPSGAGKSSFIERICKEIPTLVDTITYTTRSMRLGESQGHPYYFVSEEEFKQKIKEGFFVEWAMVHTRFYGTPMYQLEEAWKNGRCIIMDVDIQGAKTFKEKFPQSRGIFIVPPSIEELRKRIIKRDGKVPQDIEIRMENAKNEMKEAPHFDFRLINDIFETSYEEFKKIIENILR; this is encoded by the coding sequence ATGAAAACAAATTTAATCATTGTTGCAGCTCCAAGTGGGGCCGGGAAAAGTAGTTTTATTGAAAGGATTTGTAAAGAAATTCCAACCCTTGTTGATACGATTACCTACACCACGAGAAGCATGCGCCTGGGAGAGTCTCAAGGGCATCCATATTATTTTGTTTCAGAAGAAGAATTCAAACAAAAAATAAAAGAAGGTTTTTTTGTTGAATGGGCCATGGTTCATACACGATTTTATGGGACCCCCATGTACCAACTTGAAGAGGCGTGGAAGAATGGCAGATGCATTATTATGGATGTGGACATTCAGGGTGCAAAAACATTTAAAGAGAAATTTCCTCAGAGTCGCGGAATTTTTATTGTGCCTCCTTCGATTGAGGAATTAAGAAAAAGAATTATTAAAAGAGATGGTAAAGTTCCTCAAGATATTGAAATAAGAATGGAAAATGCAAAAAATGAAATGAAGGAAGCTCCTCATTTTGATTTCCGGTTGATAAATGATATTTTTGAAACTTCCTATGAGGAATTTAAAAAAATCATTGAAAATATACTTAGATAA
- a CDS encoding YicC family protein: MTGFSSQKIETKDVRIEFNLKSVNGRFLESRFHLPKEYVFLEPELRKILNITFQRGTVDVFCHRKIKRNLSDAKIQGDMDLASKISIEISKLQKQLKLSPHVSIKDILSIAPVIQVHEETDISKAESQMVLKIFKEGVEKCHLERVREGHSIKKELLQLLNLLVLEVASVKKQRAINVVEVVQKWKDKLKSKAVELVEDQKVQQEIFFLAEKADIAEEIQRLEEHLKNYKNLLLSKKSEGKKIDFYTQELLREINTIGSKSQSAKITQHVVEAKGLIEKLKEQAQNIE; this comes from the coding sequence ATGACTGGGTTTAGTTCCCAAAAAATAGAAACAAAAGATGTTCGCATTGAATTCAATTTAAAGTCAGTAAATGGTCGATTTCTAGAGTCCAGGTTTCATTTACCAAAAGAGTATGTTTTTTTAGAGCCAGAACTTCGTAAGATTCTTAATATTACTTTTCAAAGAGGTACCGTCGATGTCTTCTGTCATCGTAAGATTAAAAGAAATCTGTCAGATGCTAAAATCCAAGGAGATATGGATTTGGCTAGTAAAATTAGTATTGAAATAAGTAAGTTGCAAAAACAATTGAAACTATCTCCTCATGTTTCCATAAAGGATATTTTATCCATAGCTCCTGTTATTCAGGTGCATGAGGAAACTGATATTTCTAAGGCTGAAAGTCAGATGGTTTTAAAAATATTTAAAGAGGGAGTTGAAAAGTGCCATCTTGAAAGAGTCCGGGAAGGACACTCGATCAAGAAGGAATTGCTTCAACTTTTAAACTTACTCGTTTTGGAAGTTGCCTCTGTTAAGAAGCAGAGAGCCATCAATGTTGTTGAAGTTGTCCAGAAATGGAAAGATAAATTAAAATCAAAAGCTGTTGAGTTGGTTGAAGATCAAAAAGTGCAGCAGGAAATTTTCTTTTTGGCGGAAAAAGCAGATATCGCTGAAGAAATTCAACGGTTGGAAGAGCATTTAAAGAACTACAAGAACCTCCTTTTGTCTAAAAAATCGGAAGGAAAGAAAATAGACTTTTACACTCAAGAATTACTCAGGGAGATTAATACCATAGGCTCCAAATCACAAAGTGCAAAGATTACCCAACACGTGGTTGAGGCTAAGGGTTTAATTGAAAAGTTAAAAGAACAGGCGCAAAATATAGAATGA
- the miaA gene encoding tRNA (adenosine(37)-N6)-dimethylallyltransferase MiaA produces the protein MKKFIFVMGPTAAGKSSWALRQALKYKAAIINCDSIQVYRDLDIGSSKPTLMEREQVPHYLFDYVSFPQEMTAGQYVRDFFLTLDKIKEDLVFVVGGTGFYFQALEQGMYPVKTLSQEIKEKIHREFQKMTLAEVFLWIQERDPIYAQKISANDSYRLERAFELMVSENKSMTQIQEDFNQAKKKFPYKYLKIGITAEKSELLVSVQKRTQQMLENGLIDEVKNLLEKGYSQWAPMTSVGYKEVVQYLNAHPNMNDIKKIENLEALHQEIVSQTMKLIKKQKTWFKRDKEIMNIDKMQTLDLNDLI, from the coding sequence ATGAAAAAATTTATCTTTGTGATGGGCCCAACCGCTGCAGGAAAATCAAGCTGGGCTTTGCGTCAGGCATTAAAATACAAGGCTGCCATCATCAACTGTGACAGTATTCAAGTTTATCGCGATCTGGATATAGGTTCAAGTAAACCCACTTTGATGGAAAGAGAGCAAGTTCCTCATTATTTATTTGATTACGTTTCCTTTCCTCAAGAGATGACGGCAGGTCAGTATGTCAGAGATTTTTTTTTAACCTTAGATAAGATTAAGGAAGATCTTGTTTTCGTCGTTGGTGGGACTGGCTTTTATTTTCAGGCTTTAGAGCAGGGGATGTACCCGGTAAAAACTCTTTCGCAGGAAATTAAGGAGAAAATTCATCGAGAATTTCAGAAAATGACTTTAGCCGAAGTCTTTTTGTGGATTCAAGAAAGAGATCCTATTTATGCTCAGAAAATTTCAGCTAACGACAGTTATCGTCTTGAAAGAGCTTTCGAGCTCATGGTTTCAGAAAATAAATCGATGACTCAAATTCAAGAAGACTTTAATCAGGCAAAGAAGAAATTCCCTTATAAGTATTTAAAAATCGGTATTACCGCCGAGAAAAGTGAACTGCTCGTCTCTGTTCAAAAACGAACCCAACAGATGCTCGAAAATGGTCTGATTGATGAAGTTAAAAATCTGCTAGAAAAAGGATATTCACAATGGGCACCGATGACCAGTGTGGGATACAAAGAGGTGGTCCAGTATCTGAATGCACATCCTAATATGAACGATATTAAAAAGATCGAGAACCTCGAGGCCCTCCACCAGGAGATAGTGAGCCAAACGATGAAGTTAATAAAAAAACAAAAAACTTGGTTTAAGCGTGATAAAGAAATAATGAACATCGATAAAATGCAAACTTTAGACCTAAATGACCTGATATAA